Below is a window of Halolamina sp. CBA1230 DNA.
AGGTCGAGAACGCGGTCGAAGGCGTGGAGGGCGTTACCGCCTATCGAACCCAGCCGACGACCGGCAAAATCACCGTGACGTTCGACCAGTCGCAGACATCTGCAGACGAGGTCACTCGCGCAATCGAGAACGCAGGGTACGAAATCACCGACTCGACTGCCGGCGGAGGTGACGGCGCTGTCGCCGAGACTGAGAGCGTCTGGCGTAGCACCCGGGCCATCAAGACGTGGGTCAGTGGGGGCTTCACCCTCCTGGGGTTGCTATTCGAGTTCGTCCTCGGTGGACTGAACGTCGAACTCCTCGCTACCGCCGGTGTGGCGCTCTCGACTGCCGACGTGTTGTTCCTCGCTGCCGTCGTGACTGGCGGACAGGAGATCGTTCGGGGGGGCTACTACTCGCTGCGAAACCGGAACCTCGACATCGACCTGCTGATGAGTCTCGCCATCCTCGGGGCCGTGACGGTCAGCCTCGTCTTCGGCGAAGCCCTCTACATGGAGGCGGCGACGCTCGCGTTCCTGTTCAGCGTCGCCGAACTGCTGGAACGCTACTCGATGGACAAGGCCCGGAACTCTCTGCAGGAACTGATGGACCTCTCGCCCGACGAAGCGACGGTCCGGCGCGACGGCGAAGACGTGACGCTCCCCGTTGACGAGGTCGAAGTCGGCGACGTAGTCGTGGTGAAGCCTGGTGAGAAGATTCCGCTTGATGGCGAGGTGCTGGAGGGCGAGAGCGCGGTGAATCAGGCCCCCATCACCGGAGAGAGTGTCCCGGTGGACAAGACGACGGGCGACGAGGTATACGCTGGCACGGTCAACGAACAGGGCTACTTGGAGGTGCAGGTCACCTCCGAGGCGGGCGACAACACGCTCTCGCGCATCATCGAGATGGTCGAGGACGCGCAGTCGAACAAAACTGAGCGCGAGCAGTTCGTCGAGCGGTTCGCGGGCTACTACACGCCGCTAGTCGTCGTCTTCGCGGTGCTGGTGACGCTCGCGTCGCCGGCGGTGCTCGGCGCGACACAGACCCAGGCGATCGTCTATGGGTTGACGCTACTGGTGCTCGCCTGTCCGTGCGCGTTCGTGATCTCGACGCCCGTCTCGGTCGTCTCGGGGATCACCAGCGGCGCGAAGAACGGCGTCCTGATCAAGGGCGGCAACCACCTCGAAGCGATGGGCGAGGTCGATGCGGTCGCCCTCGACAAGACGGGGACGCTCACGTTCGGCGAACTCACCGTCACCGACGTGATCCCGCTCGGGGAGAACTCCGAGGACGATGTCCTCCGGTGTGCGAAGGGACTCGAAACCCGGTCGGAGCACCCCATCGGCGACGCTATCGTCGAGCACGCAGAGACACGGGGTGTCAGCGACCGCAGCGTCTTGGAGTTCGAAAGTATCACCGGAAAGGGTGTCCGAGCCGACCTCGACGGCACCGCCCACTACGCGGGGAAACCCGGGCTGTTCCAGGAACTCGGCTTCGACCTCAACCACGTCCACGCTGCGACGGACGGCGGGATGGTCACACAGAAGAGCCGGCAGATGTGTGAGCGGAACGACTGTGTAGACCTGCTGGAGTCCGTCGTCCCCGACCTCCAGTCCGAGGGGAAGACGGTCGTTCTCGTCGGCACCGAGGACGAGATCGAGGGTGCCATCGCCGTCGCCGATGACGTCCGCGAGGAGGCGAAACAGGCGGTTTCCCGCCTCCACGATCTCGGTGTCGAACACGTCGTGATGCTGACGGGGGACAACGAACGAACCGCCCGTGCCATCGCCGAAAAGGTGGGGGTCGATGAATTCCGTGCCGAACTCCTCCCCGAGGACAAGGTTGACGCGGTGCGAGAACTCAACGAGCAGTACGGTGGCGTGGCGATGGTCGGCGACGGGATCAACGACGCCCCCGCACTGGCGACGGCGACTGTCGGCGTCGCCATGGGGGCGGCAGGGACTGACACCGCCATCGAGACCGCCGACATCGCCTTGATGGGCGACGACCTCTCCCGACTGCCGTACCTCTACGAGCTCTCCCACGACGCGAACAGCGTAATCCGGCAGAACATCTGGACCAGCCTCGCAGTGAAAGCTGGCCTCGCGCTCGCCGTGCCGTTCGGGTTCGTCCCGATCTGGGCCGCAGTTTTGATCGGCGACGCCGGGATGACTCTCGGCGTCACTGGGAACGCGATGCGACTCTCCCGTATCACGCCTGAGATGGGAGAATAGTGCCGTAGGTCCACTTCGTACGAACCCTTACGAGAAGGCTACCAATCTCTGTTTCCGGAGCGGTTAGAAGAGTGGATTCAGTCGTCGCTACTCCCGCGTCGCATGTTCGCTGGCTGTCTCAACATGTTCTTCGCCAGTCGCAGCTCTCTCTGAGGCAGAGCGAAACGTCGTTCTAGCTCACGAACACCATATAGAGCATCACGACTGCAGCCCAGAGGATCCCGATCAGGATGACCATCTTGATGTGAAAGATGAATATCTCTTCTTCCTCCTCCTCGCTCGCTTCCTCGTACTGAACGCGTTCTGTCTCTCCGAGCCGTTCTTCGTGTTTCTCTCCGAGATGCAGGTCGTGTGTTCGGTCACTGGTAAACGGCCGGTCGCAGTACGGGCACTGCTGTACGCTCTCGTGGCTATCCGATAGACGAACATCTGGGTGAATCGGTTGTTCAGTCATACGTATGCTGGGTTCACGTACGGTTGGGCGATGATCCACAGGCCCGTCATCGTATAGAGTACCATGACGACGATGAACGGGTACTGACTCCGAATTGGCTTCAGGCTTCCTGGGAACAGCGAGAGGGCGAGTGAATGCGCGATCCAGACTCCTAACACGTGACCCGCGACGATCAGGAGGAGTTTGATGTTGATGAACCATGCGGGGATGGTCAGCGTGTACAACGTTTCGGGCGCTGCGAATGGGTTCGAAACGGCGAGAGCCAGTGCCGGCGAAAGGCCGAGGAAGTACGTGAGATAGTGGGCGACGTGATAGGCCGCAGCAATCGGAATCAATGCTGGGACGAACCACCCCTCGATGAACTCTGTAGTCACGGGCGTTTCAGTGCGCTTTCGGGAGCGAGCGGCGGCGAACCGGTACGCTCCATAGAACACAGCGAACCCTGTCCCAAGCCCGAAGAGATACACGAGCGGATACGGAATCCCGCCCTCGACGATCGCCCTCGTCAGACGGTTCCAACTCCCCGTGGTCACGACGCCGTCGAACGATGTGCCCCAGAGAAGCGCAATCGTGAATGCAACCGTATCTTTCGATGCGGCGGTATCGCTTTCGGCGAGAGACGCTCCGGGGAACTGGACCGTGTACCCGTCGTCGGTCTTCTGAATCGGGGCGATACGCCCGTACACGCGAAACACCCCGGAAATCGGGTCAACTGTCTCGAACCACGTTTCTTCTCCGAATACAACAGCTCCAGAGAGGGTCACTACCGAGTATGCGACGATCACCAACGAAAGCAGACGTGGTACTGCATCGACGGGTGTGACGACCTCAACGTACACCAGGAGCAAGAGGAACACAACGCTTGGCCAGCGGCCATATCGTTCCGGATACGGCCGATCGAGAGAGGGGAGTCGGCTTGCAATCGACTTCCACGGGTTGAGTATCGGCCACGAGTTCCCGATGAAG
It encodes the following:
- a CDS encoding heavy metal translocating P-type ATPase, whose translation is MTGGEDSHHDHDHDHGGHDHDHDHGHGGSENEVAGDLAGEESVQLTVPEMDCPSCAGKVEKSVRKLDAVETVHPQVTTGTLTVGYESDGTTPEDVAERVEKAGYEVEAGVGEVTETFTAPEMDCPSCAGKVENAVEGVEGVTAYRTQPTTGKITVTFDQSQTSADEVTRAIENAGYEITDSTAGGGDGAVAETESVWRSTRAIKTWVSGGFTLLGLLFEFVLGGLNVELLATAGVALSTADVLFLAAVVTGGQEIVRGGYYSLRNRNLDIDLLMSLAILGAVTVSLVFGEALYMEAATLAFLFSVAELLERYSMDKARNSLQELMDLSPDEATVRRDGEDVTLPVDEVEVGDVVVVKPGEKIPLDGEVLEGESAVNQAPITGESVPVDKTTGDEVYAGTVNEQGYLEVQVTSEAGDNTLSRIIEMVEDAQSNKTEREQFVERFAGYYTPLVVVFAVLVTLASPAVLGATQTQAIVYGLTLLVLACPCAFVISTPVSVVSGITSGAKNGVLIKGGNHLEAMGEVDAVALDKTGTLTFGELTVTDVIPLGENSEDDVLRCAKGLETRSEHPIGDAIVEHAETRGVSDRSVLEFESITGKGVRADLDGTAHYAGKPGLFQELGFDLNHVHAATDGGMVTQKSRQMCERNDCVDLLESVVPDLQSEGKTVVLVGTEDEIEGAIAVADDVREEAKQAVSRLHDLGVEHVVMLTGDNERTARAIAEKVGVDEFRAELLPEDKVDAVRELNEQYGGVAMVGDGINDAPALATATVGVAMGAAGTDTAIETADIALMGDDLSRLPYLYELSHDANSVIRQNIWTSLAVKAGLALAVPFGFVPIWAAVLIGDAGMTLGVTGNAMRLSRITPEMGE